Genomic DNA from Dermacentor variabilis isolate Ectoservices chromosome 6, ASM5094787v1, whole genome shotgun sequence:
ATGAACTCTACATCATACCTGTATTTGTTTGAAACTAATAGCACTGCACAGGTGCCATGCAATACACCAGTGAAGTAAAAGTGCAGTACCGTAAAAGCTAGTTTAGGGTTTTAAGCAAATGAAAGTACACTTTTATTTATTCTACAGCTAAATAAGCCAATGCAAAATACAAACACACCAAACTCGAATGGACTTTTATTTCTTTAGCAACTGGTACTAATTTTCTGGTTACAGTGCCAGGTCTATGCAAGTAACTTGGCTAGTGTTTATCTCAAAATGGTAACATTTGCTTTTAATAGCCTTATAGAAGTGTGCTTACATGCTTGGGTTAGGTCTACTGATAGCTTTTCTTAAACATTCCTGTGTTATTTAGCGAACTAAGGATGAATCGTGTGATTTTCCTACTTTGTATGATATTCACTGTCAATTCACTGTAAAAATTGTTTTTAGCCAGTGTTGAAAACACATACGATGCTTCAAGAAGACGATTAGCCATGGTCGTCAAGATATTTTAAAACTGTTGTTATCGCAGTTTCTGCAAGATCTGGTACAGCGTATGTCTATAGCAAAAATACCTGCACAGTCTTGCCAAGGTAGTCCCCCTTTCGCTCCTTGTTGATGACATGCTGATAGATTTTTCCAGTTGTTATATTATTGTCCCTGTGTAACGTGATGTCCAGAAAGCGCTCGTAGTTCCCCAAATCAAGGTCGACTTCGCCGCCGTCGTCAAGAACGTACACCTCGCCTACGAAACAAAATCAAACTTTATGTAACGCCACGAAGAAAAACAGAGCGCTTGACAGAAGAGCCATGAAGATGGCTGGGAAAGTCTTAAGTACCATGTTCGTACGGCGAGAAGGTTCCGGCATCGATGTTTATGTATGGATCTATTTTTATTGACGTGACTTGGAGGCCGCAAGCCTTGAGGATGGTGCCCACGCTGCTGGCAATCACACCTTTGCCGATGCCGCTAATGACACCGCCAGTAACCAGAATGTACTTCATCGCAGCGACTGGAGGCTGGAGATGGGACGGGCCTTACTTTCACTGGCACAAGGTACGAACGCCTGTAGGTGTTTACGTCAAACCAGATTAGCGCGGCAAAagacacgagcgctcccgcctgTGAAAACGTTATTTCCCTCCACGCACGTGGCCTCGTGCGCACGTTTCGTTTCTCCGCGCGATCAAAAGACAGGCAGCTGTTACACACGGCAACAAAGGAAACAAGTCAAATGACATGCGCGGGAACTCGCAAGAGGCATCACGAATCGTGCTTCCGTGATGGCGTTAGCAGAACCCGACAAGAAACGAACGAGCAAGTGTTCACGCTAAATGAGGACAGCAAACGAGTACCGCGTGTTTACGCGTTGTACGATGTCAGTGGCCTGCGAAATATAACACAAATAAGGAGACTGTAACGCTTTTACTTACAGTGCGACTCCGTGAGACGTTGTTCTTCGCGATCAAAGTCAGATGTGACCGCACAGTCGCCGCGAGTCGCAGTGCGCGCGTCATTCATTCGCTGGGGCCCGCTGGTCTCCTTGCCCCTGCTGAGCCATGCGGCGCATATCTATATAATCGACATCGTTATCATTTTGTGCCAAACTGATGAAAGTATTGAGCGAAATGTCGTCTTAAAACAATATACTAgcttttttgttattattgtcGGACGCTTAACGTTAGCGGTTAGAGTTGCAATCGCAACCATGGTGTTAAATAGCCATCGACAACACGGGTCAAGACGCTTACGTGATGGCGGCACTTCGCGCCGAAATACTTTAGCTTGTGCTTACTTGTGCTGTACGTTTATGTGTCACGTATGTGACGGCGTCAGTTGGAAAAGCAGCAGCCTGCCACTTCAAGAGTAAGGCAGCCCAAAATTCGCGGCAATGATCCTCCGCAACGCCATTGCCGGGAGGAAGCGTACACGACAAAGTGAGGACGATGGCACCGACCACTCGGGTCTCGACCCGGACGACTTCTTTTCCGAGTTAGACGACGGGCTTAATGAGTCGAACGATAACTCCTCAGAAGTCGAGTTCGGCACCAGGTCCCGCGGAAAGCGACGTCGGGTAGGTGAAGGCGGTCGTGGAAGAGGACGCGGGCGCGGTGGTGGCAGAGGCCGTGGAGGGAGACGCAATGCATCGGAAAGCATAACAAGCGAAGACCCAGGCACTCTTTATGACGTGGTCAGGCTTGGTCGCCACTCGCTTACCGCCGTGGTCGACGACTGGATAGAGTCGTACAAACAAGACAGAGATGCCGCTCTTCTGGACCTAATGACTTTCTTCTTCCACTGTTCTGGGTGCAAGGGCCGCATCACACCTCAGATGCAGGTTACCATGGAGCACAATCAGATCATTAGGAAAATGACTGAAGAGTTTGACGAGGAGAGTGGTGACTACCCGCTCATTATGACGGGCCCCCAGTGGAAGAAGTTTCGGCAGACCTTCTGCGAGTTCGTGCAAATTCTGGTGCGCCAGTGTCAATACAGCATCATCTACGATCAGTTCTTAATGGACAACGTGATCTCCATACTCACTGGATTGTCCGATTCACAGGTGAGCTAAACACATCAGTTTCTTACTGTGTGCCGCAAATTAGGGCCACTATTGAATACGCACGTGCGCGTATGAAAAAAAGTAAAGCGTGGGAGAGGAAAGACAGTATAATGTTGGTccggtttgaaaaaaaaaaaaaaacgagataaaCATGTGACCCAAATAAAGTattgtaagtgctctttgccgCGAACGTATTAACGAGAAAATCGTATGAACCGAGAGCTAGCAGGCATGGTTCTGTTGTATTAGCAGCGGTGACCTCTCTATGTGAAGTGATTGTCATTTGTTAGTTTCAAGGTGAAGTATTTTATCCTCCATGTCTGCGTAAGTATTTTTCTAGTCTGGCTGTAACCTAACCTGGCGGAAACATGCTTTCATGCAGGTTCGTGCTTTCCGGCACACATCGACACTGGCTGCAATGAAGTTGATGACGGCACTTGTTGATGTGGCTCTCAACTTGAGCATAAGCTTGGACAACACCCAACGTCAATATGAGGCAGAGCGGCAGAAGAACAAGGACAAACGTGCAACTGAGCGTCTTGAACTGCTCATGACCAAACGCCAGGACCTGGAGGAAAACATGGAAGAGATCAAGAATATGCTAACCTACATGTTCAAAAGTGTGTTTGTCCACCGCTATCGAGACACACTTCCTGAAGTGCGTTCAATTTGCATGCTGGAGATTGGCCAGTGGATGAAGCGGTTCCACCAGCACTTCCTAGATGACAGTTATCTCAAGTACCTGGGCTGGACCCTGCACGATAAAGTGGGAGATGTGAGACTGCGGTGCCTGCAAGCACTGCTTCCTCTGTATTCTTCTGAAGAGCTAACAAGTAAGATGGAGCTGTTTACCAACAAATTCAAGGACCGCATAGTTACCATGACTTTGGACAAGGAGTATGAAGTAGCTGTCCATGCCGTCAAGCTTGTCATTAGTATCCACAAGTTTCACCGGGAGATCCTAACTGATAAGGACTGTGAGCATGTCTATGAGCTTGTGTACAGCTCACACAGAGCTGTTGCTCAAGCTGCTGGAGAGTTCCTCAATGAGAGGCTTTTCCAGCCCGACGAAGCGGCGGTGCAAGGTCTGCGCACAAGACGTGGCAAGAAACGTTCAGTGAACACTCCGCTGATCCGTGACTTAGTGCAGTTTTTCATTGAGAGTGAATTGCATGAGCATGGTGCCTACCTTGTGGACAGTCTAATCGACAGTAACCCTATGATGAAAGACTGGGAATGCATGACTGACCTTCTGCTTGAAGAGCCAGGACCAGAGGAAGAGCAGCTGGATGATCGGCAAGAAACTTCCCTCATTGAGATTATGGTCTGCTGCACCAAACAGGCTGCTACGGGTGAACCACCAGTGGGAAGAGGACCCAATCGCAAACAGATGTCGAACAAGGAGATGAAGCAGGTGGCCGATGACCGTGTCAAGCTGACAGAGCACTTTATACAGGCATTGCCAAGCCTCCTCAGCAAGTACATCGCAGACCAGGAAAAAATTGCCAATCTTATGGTGTTGCCACAGTATTTTGATCTGGAGATCTACACGTCTAGCAGGCAGGAGAAGTCGCTAGACTCGCTGCTGAAACTGATACAAGAGATTGTCGAGCGTCACGACAACACAGAAGTGCTTGAAACGTGTGCCAGAACCTACGAGGCTCTGTGCAGTGAAGAACTAGCTGTTCATTCACGTTGTGCTGTGTCGAGGGGAACGCTGATTGATTCTCTTGTTGGCCGATACAAGCAGGCCCTGGCTGCTTATGCAGAAGCAGGAGaggatgctgatgatgatgatatctacGCAGTACAGTCGGCACTCAAGAAAGTATCAATATTTTATGGGTGCCACAACTTGGGTCCCTGGACCATCTGGGAGGGAATCTTTGACTATTGGGTCAAAGGTGCCGGAGAGCGCAGCTTGTCTCTGGAAGGTGTCAAGCATGCCATTTCGTGCTGTTCATCGGGTATCATGTGGGACCTGGCAGTGCTGGATGAAGGCAACATTCAGATGGCACACGTGCATGCCTTGAGAAACCGTCTCCGCGAGTTTATGGACACCATGGTGTATATGCTTCGCCATTGCACTGGTGCCTTGCAGGAAGAGGCCTTTGTGAGTATCTGTGACCTGCTCGTCATCTTCTGCCGGCAGCTGGGTGACAGTGAGCCCTTCAGTGCTCTTGTCTATGAACCGGATCGTGCCCTGCAGGCAAACCTTGGTGAGTTCATCCAGAATAACGTTTTTGTGGAAGATGACTCAGCCGCAGATGACGAGCAAGATGAACACCGCAAGATTGAAGAGCTACACAAGCGCCGCAACTTCTTGGCCTCCTTCTGCAAGCTCGTTGTGTACAATGTCATCAGTGTACGTCAAGCTTCGGATGTCTTCAAGCACTACGTTCGGTTCTACAATGACTATGGGGACATCATCAAAGCAACACTGGGAAAAGCTCGCGAGATCAATAAGGTCAACTGTGCACGCAccatggtacagtcgctcacaTCTCTCTTCAATGCACTGGACCGAGACCAACTGGGAAATATTGCCCGTCAGGATGAAGGTTTTGTTGCCATCAAAGAACTGGCGAAACGGTTTGCCTTGTCCTTTGGCCTTGACCAAGTCAAGAACAGAGACTCCGTCGCAGCTCTTCATCGTGAAGGCATCATTTTCGCTTGTACGCCATTCGAGAACCCGCTGAATCCCCTGGGGCCACCGCCAAACCTTCCTTTCCTGGAGCTTCTTTGTGAGTTCACAAACAAGTTAATGAAGCTGGACAAGAAGGTCGTACTTCAGTACCTGGACAGACATGTCCAAGCCAAACTGCCAGCTTCGCGAGCTGATGACTGGCAGCCTCTGCTCCTTTACCGCACGAGCCTCGTCCATGGCGAAGCTGAGCAACCTGTGGCGAGAGCACCAGGACGTCAATATCGGGGAAGAAAGCGCCAGCGTGAAGACGATGACCACGCGGAAGAAGAGGAAATAGACCAGGACTCAGACAGGGGCTCAGAATCAGAGTTTCGGCAGTGAGCCAAAGTCATCACTCATTGTAAACTTATGTCAGTGTGTATTGGTCAGATACTCTATGTTTGACTGTGCACAAATTTGTATTATTGTTATTTTGCTCCATGCAGAAATTCTTGCATGATCAAGTTGTGCAAAGCATGGAAATGTCAAAGATTCCCCACACTTGAGTGAGCCGCCAGTAACATTTTCACACCCATTTTGTGAAATTGAACATTTGGTATTCATGCTTTCGCACCAAGCTTATGTTAAATTATTAGTTCGTTCTGGCTCCTGCAAAATGCAACGAAATGTGACAAGTTAGTTTCCGAAGTTCTCTTTGTTGCTTTTTGTATAAGGCACGAACTTATTTGTTTCCAATGAGTTTGGAAAACACTGTTTTTGACCATTCTATTACACAAAATGGACGACCAAATGCGTTCCATTGCTGGCTGTGGCTATGAGAGGCCATTTAATCAGTCACTATTTTTTTTCTGGCACTAACATTGTATGCAAGGCAGTGTACATAGATACTTTATTAAAGCATTCAATTTATATCAGTGTTCTGTTTCTGAGTTTAATATAATCCTGACGTATAGCATGTGAATATATAGGCATGTGCAGGGTTGTTCACTCTTCATGAGAACACCTCAGTAGTAGTCACTGTGATGAAACATCTCTGTCCACTTCTAACCCAAAAATTAGGTTCCCATAATGGAAATTTTGATGTGCTAGATTGGTTCATGGGCCTGAATTTCATATTAAGGCTTCTATGAGCACTAAAATACTAAAGATATCAAGCCCTCTGCCAATGAAAGTTCTTAAAGGAGGCTGAAATGAAGCAGTCACAATGCTGCCCTTTTTTTTAACTTAAAAGTGCTTTGCTCACAGGATGATAAACAAAAGGCATTGCCATGTCACAATAAAAAAGGACGCCAACCAAAATGTCTTGTTAACAGGTAGACATTTCAGCT
This window encodes:
- the SA1 gene encoding stromal antigen — protein: MILRNAIAGRKRTRQSEDDGTDHSGLDPDDFFSELDDGLNESNDNSSEVEFGTRSRGKRRRVGEGGRGRGRGRGGGRGRGGRRNASESITSEDPGTLYDVVRLGRHSLTAVVDDWIESYKQDRDAALLDLMTFFFHCSGCKGRITPQMQVTMEHNQIIRKMTEEFDEESGDYPLIMTGPQWKKFRQTFCEFVQILVRQCQYSIIYDQFLMDNVISILTGLSDSQVRAFRHTSTLAAMKLMTALVDVALNLSISLDNTQRQYEAERQKNKDKRATERLELLMTKRQDLEENMEEIKNMLTYMFKSVFVHRYRDTLPEVRSICMLEIGQWMKRFHQHFLDDSYLKYLGWTLHDKVGDVRLRCLQALLPLYSSEELTSKMELFTNKFKDRIVTMTLDKEYEVAVHAVKLVISIHKFHREILTDKDCEHVYELVYSSHRAVAQAAGEFLNERLFQPDEAAVQGLRTRRGKKRSVNTPLIRDLVQFFIESELHEHGAYLVDSLIDSNPMMKDWECMTDLLLEEPGPEEEQLDDRQETSLIEIMVCCTKQAATGEPPVGRGPNRKQMSNKEMKQVADDRVKLTEHFIQALPSLLSKYIADQEKIANLMVLPQYFDLEIYTSSRQEKSLDSLLKLIQEIVERHDNTEVLETCARTYEALCSEELAVHSRCAVSRGTLIDSLVGRYKQALAAYAEAGEDADDDDIYAVQSALKKVSIFYGCHNLGPWTIWEGIFDYWVKGAGERSLSLEGVKHAISCCSSGIMWDLAVLDEGNIQMAHVHALRNRLREFMDTMVYMLRHCTGALQEEAFVSICDLLVIFCRQLGDSEPFSALVYEPDRALQANLGEFIQNNVFVEDDSAADDEQDEHRKIEELHKRRNFLASFCKLVVYNVISVRQASDVFKHYVRFYNDYGDIIKATLGKAREINKVNCARTMVQSLTSLFNALDRDQLGNIARQDEGFVAIKELAKRFALSFGLDQVKNRDSVAALHREGIIFACTPFENPLNPLGPPPNLPFLELLCEFTNKLMKLDKKVVLQYLDRHVQAKLPASRADDWQPLLLYRTSLVHGEAEQPVARAPGRQYRGRKRQREDDDHAEEEEIDQDSDRGSESEFRQ